A genome region from Gigantopelta aegis isolate Gae_Host chromosome 3, Gae_host_genome, whole genome shotgun sequence includes the following:
- the LOC121367903 gene encoding capping protein inhibiting regulator of actin dynamics-like isoform X2, which yields MADDQPTDMSSEYARLASFGGNTMDVAAVMSTSTSPGCWNLRFNSPMKCAKAGFYCVPGSNGDVLSCFACSAEWTNPQGESPLAVHRVLSPNCPYLKSATPFSTAAPLIFPKSHINNARRCLFPLGNENINFTTENNNYLYKFQDHQQVKRNQTFTPIGGSDFLFESRRFLTFDNLTNENILKASEWAANGFIFQQSYMVQCVFCGLTLPFTTELSTCKLQHEQEAAHCPLVMKHDVGNITIQMENAVNWMKETKQLSSVEMSLVFVHPQFEDINKRRDTFREWPSQMYQKPEELCEAGFYYTGCADKVICFCCGLGVKSWRDQADPWIQHARLSPQCRYLKEIRGNNFVQDAQQAEVQADFDPPKTFQEGPVLSDGTVTTTSPVRPGLDLNVIKAALECGFPNFPLLIGELLADEGSRKMMLDLLKERQEKKRERQEKERERQEKERERLRGQQLEEEKEQLEEEKERERQEKERERLRGQQLEEEKEQLEEEKEQLEEEKERERQEKERERLRGQQLEEEKEQLEEEKEQLEEEKERERQEKLQLEQAQQQMYANVLRMALEKQNWQTRFREEEERRRREEERRRQEEERRRQEEERHVTELSRQEEELQRLRAEIIRLKAAQNVLISVQGVAAPPQDVAAPPQNVAAPPQNVAAPPQNVAAPPPLPIANLAPQCITCLQEPATALFLPCSHLCCGVQCSQHFLMKPCPMCRQVVQERKIIYIA from the exons ATGGCAGATGACCAGCCAACTGACATGTCTAGCGAATACGCTAGACTCGCGTCATTTGGAGGAAACACCATGGATGTAGCCGCTGTCAtgtcaacatcaacatcaccGGGATGCTGGAACCTGAGATTTAATTCACCAATGAAGTGTGCTAAAGCTGGTTTCTACTGCGTTCCTGGCTCTAACGGTGATGTATTGTCTTGTTTTGCATGTTCGGCAGAGTGGACGAATCCACAAGGAGAATCTCCGTTGGCCGTACACAGAGTCCTTAGTCCGAATTGTCCGTATCTGAAAAGTGCCACACCATTTTCGACTGCAGCTCCTCTGATTTTCCCCAAAAGTCATATTAATAATGCCAGAAGATGCTTGTTTCCACTGGGTAATGAAAACATAAACTTTAccacagaaaataataattatttatacaagTTCCAGGACCATCAACAAGTTAAACGCAATCAAACTTTTACCCCAATTGGTGGATCAGATTTTCTGTTTGAAAGCAGGAGATTTCTGACATTTGATAATCtgacaaatgaaaacatactGAAAGCATCTGAATGGGCAGCAAATGgatttattttccaacaaagcTATATGGTGCAGTGTGTTTTCTGTGGACTGACCTTACCATTTACAACCGAGTTGTCTACTTGTAAGTTACAGCATGAACAAGAAGCAGCACATTGTCCACTTGTGATGAAACATGACGTGGGGAACATCACAATACAAATGGAAAATGCTGTCAATTggatgaaagaaacaaaacagcTGTCTTCGGTGGAGATGTCACTTGTGTTTGTTCACCCACAGTTCGAAGATATTAATAAGCGACGTGATACATTCCGAGAATGGCCATCTCAAATGTATCAAAAACCTGAAGAACTTTGTGAGGCAGGCTTTTACTACACAG GCTGTGCTGACAAGGTTATTTGCTTTTGCTGTGGGCTGGGTGTGAAGAGCTGGAGAGATCAGGCTGACCCGTGGATACAGCATGCCAGGTTGTCTCCACAGTGCAGGTACCTGAAAGAAATCAGGGGAAACAACTTTGTACAAGATGCACAACAAGCAGAG GTACAAGCTGATTTCGACccaccaaaaacatttcaagagg GTCCGGTATTGAGTGATGGAACAGTGACAACAACAAGTCCAGTCAGACCGGGTCTCGACCTCAACGTCATCAAGGCAGCTCTTGAAT GTGGTTTCCCCAACTTCCCTCTGTTGATTGGAGAGTTACTGGCTGACGAGGGAAGTCGCAAGATGATGCTTGATCTGCTCAAAGAAAGACAGgagaagaagagagaaagacaggAGAAGGAGAGGGAAAGACAGgagaaggagagagaaagaCTAAGAGGGCAACAGCTTGAAGAAGAGAAGGAGCAGCTTGAagaagagaaggagagagaaagacaggagaaggagagagaaagaTTGAGAGGGCAGCAGCTTGAAGAAGAGAAGGAGCAGCTTGAAGAAGAGAAGGAGCAGCTTGAagaagagaaggagagagaaagacaggagaaggagagagaaagaTTGCGAGGGCAGCAGCTTGAAGAAGAGAAGGAGCAGCTTGAAGAAGAGAAGGAGCAGCTTGAagaagagaaggagagagaaagacaggAGAAACTTCAGCTGGAGCAGGCTCAGCAGCAGATGTATGCCAATGTTCTTAGAATGGCTCTGGAGAAACAGAACTGGCAGACGAGATTCAGAGAAGAGGAAGAGAGAAGGAGACGGGAGGAAGAGAGAAGGAGACAAGAGGAAGAGAGAAGGAGACAGGAGGAAGAGAGACATGTCACAGAGTTGTCCCGTCAGGAGGAAGAGCTACAAAGACTGCGAGCTGAAATCATCCGACTCAAAG ctgcacaaaatgttttaatttctgtCCAAGGTGTTGCAGCTCCTCCACAAGATGTTGCAGCTCCTCCACAAAACGTTGCAGCTCCTCCACAAAACGTTGCAGCTCCTCCACAAAACGTTGCAGCTCCCCCACCACTGCCCATAGCCAACCTGGCTCCCCAGTGCATCACATGTCTCCAGGAACCAGCCACCGCTCTGTTTTTACCATGCAGCCATCTGTGTTGTGGTGTTCAGTGCTCACAGCATTTCCTCATGAAGCCCTGTCCCATGTGTCGACAGGTGGTGCAGGAGAGGAAAATAATCTACATTGCATGA
- the LOC121367903 gene encoding capping protein inhibiting regulator of actin dynamics-like isoform X1: MADDQPTDMSSEYARLASFGGNTMDVAAVMSTSTSPGCWNLRFNSPMKCAKAGFYCVPGSNGDVLSCFACSAEWTNPQGESPLAVHRVLSPNCPYLKSATPFSTAAPLIFPKSHINNARRCLFPLGNENINFTTENNNYLYKFQDHQQVKRNQTFTPIGGSDFLFESRRFLTFDNLTNENILKASEWAANGFIFQQSYMVQCVFCGLTLPFTTELSTCKLQHEQEAAHCPLVMKHDVGNITIQMENAVNWMKETKQLSSVEMSLVFVHPQFEDINKRRDTFREWPSQMYQKPEELCEAGFYYTGCADKVICFCCGLGVKSWRDQADPWIQHARLSPQCRYLKEIRGNNFVQDAQQAEVQADFDPPKTFQEGPVLSDGTVTTTSPVRPGLDLNVIKAALECQYTMPQIRQAILKIHNLTCGFPNFPLLIGELLADEGSRKMMLDLLKERQEKKRERQEKERERQEKERERLRGQQLEEEKEQLEEEKERERQEKERERLRGQQLEEEKEQLEEEKEQLEEEKERERQEKERERLRGQQLEEEKEQLEEEKEQLEEEKERERQEKLQLEQAQQQMYANVLRMALEKQNWQTRFREEEERRRREEERRRQEEERRRQEEERHVTELSRQEEELQRLRAEIIRLKAAQNVLISVQGVAAPPQDVAAPPQNVAAPPQNVAAPPQNVAAPPPLPIANLAPQCITCLQEPATALFLPCSHLCCGVQCSQHFLMKPCPMCRQVVQERKIIYIA; encoded by the exons ATGGCAGATGACCAGCCAACTGACATGTCTAGCGAATACGCTAGACTCGCGTCATTTGGAGGAAACACCATGGATGTAGCCGCTGTCAtgtcaacatcaacatcaccGGGATGCTGGAACCTGAGATTTAATTCACCAATGAAGTGTGCTAAAGCTGGTTTCTACTGCGTTCCTGGCTCTAACGGTGATGTATTGTCTTGTTTTGCATGTTCGGCAGAGTGGACGAATCCACAAGGAGAATCTCCGTTGGCCGTACACAGAGTCCTTAGTCCGAATTGTCCGTATCTGAAAAGTGCCACACCATTTTCGACTGCAGCTCCTCTGATTTTCCCCAAAAGTCATATTAATAATGCCAGAAGATGCTTGTTTCCACTGGGTAATGAAAACATAAACTTTAccacagaaaataataattatttatacaagTTCCAGGACCATCAACAAGTTAAACGCAATCAAACTTTTACCCCAATTGGTGGATCAGATTTTCTGTTTGAAAGCAGGAGATTTCTGACATTTGATAATCtgacaaatgaaaacatactGAAAGCATCTGAATGGGCAGCAAATGgatttattttccaacaaagcTATATGGTGCAGTGTGTTTTCTGTGGACTGACCTTACCATTTACAACCGAGTTGTCTACTTGTAAGTTACAGCATGAACAAGAAGCAGCACATTGTCCACTTGTGATGAAACATGACGTGGGGAACATCACAATACAAATGGAAAATGCTGTCAATTggatgaaagaaacaaaacagcTGTCTTCGGTGGAGATGTCACTTGTGTTTGTTCACCCACAGTTCGAAGATATTAATAAGCGACGTGATACATTCCGAGAATGGCCATCTCAAATGTATCAAAAACCTGAAGAACTTTGTGAGGCAGGCTTTTACTACACAG GCTGTGCTGACAAGGTTATTTGCTTTTGCTGTGGGCTGGGTGTGAAGAGCTGGAGAGATCAGGCTGACCCGTGGATACAGCATGCCAGGTTGTCTCCACAGTGCAGGTACCTGAAAGAAATCAGGGGAAACAACTTTGTACAAGATGCACAACAAGCAGAG GTACAAGCTGATTTCGACccaccaaaaacatttcaagagg GTCCGGTATTGAGTGATGGAACAGTGACAACAACAAGTCCAGTCAGACCGGGTCTCGACCTCAACGTCATCAAGGCAGCTCTTGAATGTCAGTACACTATGCCTCAAATACGACAAGCCATCCTCAAAATACACAATTTAACTT GTGGTTTCCCCAACTTCCCTCTGTTGATTGGAGAGTTACTGGCTGACGAGGGAAGTCGCAAGATGATGCTTGATCTGCTCAAAGAAAGACAGgagaagaagagagaaagacaggAGAAGGAGAGGGAAAGACAGgagaaggagagagaaagaCTAAGAGGGCAACAGCTTGAAGAAGAGAAGGAGCAGCTTGAagaagagaaggagagagaaagacaggagaaggagagagaaagaTTGAGAGGGCAGCAGCTTGAAGAAGAGAAGGAGCAGCTTGAAGAAGAGAAGGAGCAGCTTGAagaagagaaggagagagaaagacaggagaaggagagagaaagaTTGCGAGGGCAGCAGCTTGAAGAAGAGAAGGAGCAGCTTGAAGAAGAGAAGGAGCAGCTTGAagaagagaaggagagagaaagacaggAGAAACTTCAGCTGGAGCAGGCTCAGCAGCAGATGTATGCCAATGTTCTTAGAATGGCTCTGGAGAAACAGAACTGGCAGACGAGATTCAGAGAAGAGGAAGAGAGAAGGAGACGGGAGGAAGAGAGAAGGAGACAAGAGGAAGAGAGAAGGAGACAGGAGGAAGAGAGACATGTCACAGAGTTGTCCCGTCAGGAGGAAGAGCTACAAAGACTGCGAGCTGAAATCATCCGACTCAAAG ctgcacaaaatgttttaatttctgtCCAAGGTGTTGCAGCTCCTCCACAAGATGTTGCAGCTCCTCCACAAAACGTTGCAGCTCCTCCACAAAACGTTGCAGCTCCTCCACAAAACGTTGCAGCTCCCCCACCACTGCCCATAGCCAACCTGGCTCCCCAGTGCATCACATGTCTCCAGGAACCAGCCACCGCTCTGTTTTTACCATGCAGCCATCTGTGTTGTGGTGTTCAGTGCTCACAGCATTTCCTCATGAAGCCCTGTCCCATGTGTCGACAGGTGGTGCAGGAGAGGAAAATAATCTACATTGCATGA